In Chryseobacterium lactis, a single genomic region encodes these proteins:
- the purH gene encoding bifunctional phosphoribosylaminoimidazolecarboxamide formyltransferase/IMP cyclohydrolase: protein MSKKRVLISVSDKSGLIEFAQFLEAQNYELISTGGTFKHLKDAGLNPIQIDEVTNFPEMLDGRVKTLHPKVHGGLLAVRNNEEHMKTVQEHGIDLIDMVIVNLYPFFENVNKDISLHEKVEFIDIGGPSMLRSAAKNFDSVTVITDVEDYTTVKIEMEQNGDTYIETRKKLAGKVFNLTSAYDAAISRMLLDEEYPTYLNASYKKVSDLRYGENPHQTAAYYVSTFENGAMKDFEQLGGKELSFNNLRDMDLCWKVVTEFKEEMACCAVKHSTPCGVAIGTSALETYQKTFECDPVSIFGGIVAMNYKIDAATAEELNKTFLEIVMAPAFDEEALEVLRKKKNLRIIKIVNPVSDKKTWVKVDGGILVQDNDLHFSDDIKVVTETQPTEEQQKALLFSQRVVKYVKSNAIVVSNGIQAFGIGGGQVNRIWATQQAIERAKEKFTGDLVLASDAFFPFRDVVDFCAQEGIKAIIQPGGSVKDQDSIEAANEHGIPMMFTGVRHFFH from the coding sequence ATGAGTAAAAAGAGAGTTTTAATCAGTGTTTCTGACAAGAGTGGATTAATCGAATTCGCACAGTTTTTGGAAGCTCAGAACTATGAGTTGATCTCTACAGGAGGAACATTCAAACATTTGAAAGACGCTGGTTTAAATCCAATTCAGATTGATGAGGTAACCAATTTCCCTGAAATGCTGGACGGAAGAGTGAAAACATTGCACCCTAAAGTTCACGGAGGTCTTCTGGCTGTTCGTAACAACGAAGAGCACATGAAAACCGTTCAGGAACACGGAATTGATCTGATCGACATGGTTATCGTAAACCTTTACCCTTTCTTTGAAAATGTAAACAAAGACATTTCTTTACATGAGAAAGTAGAGTTTATCGATATCGGAGGTCCTTCAATGCTTCGTTCTGCAGCAAAAAACTTTGATTCTGTTACCGTGATTACTGATGTAGAAGATTATACAACAGTAAAAATTGAAATGGAACAAAACGGAGACACCTATATTGAAACCCGTAAAAAACTTGCAGGAAAAGTATTCAACCTTACTTCTGCTTATGATGCTGCTATTTCAAGAATGCTTTTAGATGAGGAATATCCTACCTATTTAAATGCTTCTTACAAAAAAGTATCTGACTTAAGATACGGTGAAAATCCTCACCAGACGGCAGCTTACTACGTTTCTACTTTTGAAAACGGAGCAATGAAAGATTTCGAGCAGCTTGGAGGAAAAGAACTTTCTTTCAACAACCTTCGTGATATGGATCTTTGCTGGAAAGTAGTGACAGAGTTTAAAGAAGAAATGGCTTGTTGTGCTGTAAAACATTCTACCCCTTGTGGAGTGGCTATCGGTACTTCAGCATTGGAAACTTATCAAAAAACTTTCGAATGTGATCCCGTTTCTATCTTTGGCGGAATTGTTGCTATGAACTATAAGATTGATGCCGCAACAGCTGAAGAACTCAACAAAACTTTTCTGGAGATCGTAATGGCTCCTGCCTTCGACGAAGAAGCTCTTGAAGTTTTAAGAAAAAAGAAAAATTTAAGAATCATAAAAATCGTAAACCCTGTTTCTGATAAGAAAACTTGGGTGAAAGTTGACGGTGGTATCCTGGTTCAGGATAATGATTTGCACTTCTCTGATGATATTAAAGTCGTTACTGAAACTCAACCGACGGAAGAGCAGCAGAAAGCTTTATTATTCTCACAAAGAGTAGTAAAATATGTGAAGTCAAACGCTATTGTTGTTTCCAACGGGATCCAGGCATTTGGTATCGGAGGCGGACAGGTCAACAGAATCTGGGCAACTCAGCAGGCTATTGAAAGAGCGAAAGAAAAATTCACAGGAGATTTAGTATTGGCTTCTGATGCATTTTTCCCTTTCCGTGATGTGGTAGATTTCTGCGCTCAGGAAGGTATCAAGGCGATCATACAACCTGGCGGAAGTGTAAAAGATCAGGACAGTATAGAAGCTGCTAATGAGCACGGTATTCCTATGATGTTTACTGGTGTTAGACACTTTTTCCACTAA
- the purD gene encoding phosphoribosylamine--glycine ligase: protein MRILIIGEGGRESALAAKLQNDPRISKMFFANGNATTDVIGKNVHLSEIKELRDFAIKEKIDLTIVGPEAPLVAGLKDEFKKHDLKVFGPTQKVASLEGSKAFSKKFMQTYDIKTAKAVVFDSYNEAKEYVQKQQYPLVIKASGLAGGKGVVICDNLEEAEATIHDFMIRRIYGDAGIRLVIEEYLQGFEASIIAFSNGDQLFPCIAAKDYKKAGNGDTGPNTGGMGSVAPSPEFTQEHYADFEKNILEPTVKGLKAEGFGFKGIIFFGLMVTKNGAYLLEYNMRFGDPETQVLMALMENNLLDVIQDCMDGKEIELKFKDEKAVCLVMCSGGYPRNFETGFEIVGEDKLKYSKLLYAGAAKKGDKVVSNGGRVLNVVATGATYEDARKKVYEDAGHVHFDYGFYREDIGKF from the coding sequence ATGAGAATATTAATCATAGGTGAAGGCGGTAGAGAATCTGCTTTAGCGGCAAAACTTCAGAATGACCCTAGAATTTCTAAAATGTTTTTTGCCAACGGGAATGCTACTACCGATGTAATAGGGAAAAATGTTCATTTATCAGAAATCAAAGAACTTAGAGATTTCGCTATTAAAGAAAAGATTGATCTTACGATCGTAGGTCCTGAAGCTCCATTGGTAGCTGGTTTGAAGGATGAATTTAAAAAACACGATCTTAAAGTTTTTGGCCCTACTCAAAAGGTAGCAAGCCTGGAAGGAAGTAAGGCTTTCTCTAAGAAATTTATGCAAACCTATGATATCAAGACGGCTAAAGCTGTAGTATTTGATTCATATAACGAAGCTAAAGAATATGTTCAGAAACAACAATATCCTTTAGTAATCAAGGCTAGTGGTTTAGCAGGTGGAAAAGGGGTTGTTATTTGCGACAATCTTGAAGAAGCTGAAGCAACCATCCATGATTTCATGATCAGAAGAATCTATGGAGATGCTGGTATTCGTTTAGTTATTGAAGAATATTTACAAGGTTTTGAAGCTTCTATCATTGCTTTCTCTAATGGAGATCAACTTTTCCCTTGTATCGCTGCTAAAGATTATAAAAAGGCAGGAAACGGAGATACGGGACCTAATACAGGTGGTATGGGTTCAGTGGCACCAAGCCCGGAATTCACGCAGGAACATTATGCAGATTTCGAGAAAAATATTTTAGAACCTACTGTTAAAGGTCTTAAAGCAGAAGGTTTCGGATTTAAAGGAATCATTTTCTTCGGATTAATGGTAACTAAAAACGGAGCTTACCTTCTTGAATACAACATGAGATTCGGAGATCCTGAAACTCAGGTATTGATGGCTCTTATGGAAAACAACCTGTTAGATGTAATCCAGGATTGTATGGATGGAAAAGAGATCGAACTGAAGTTTAAAGACGAAAAAGCAGTTTGTCTGGTAATGTGCTCAGGAGGTTACCCGAGAAACTTCGAAACAGGTTTCGAAATCGTAGGCGAAGACAAATTAAAATATAGTAAACTATTATATGCAGGTGCTGCTAAAAAAGGAGATAAAGTGGTTTCCAATGGTGGTAGAGTATTGAACGTTGTGGCTACAGGAGCTACCTACGAAGATGCCCGCAAGAAAGTTTACGAAGATGCCGGACACGTACATTTCGATTACGGCTTCTACAGAGAAGACATCGGAAAGTTTTAA
- the guaA gene encoding glutamine-hydrolyzing GMP synthase, producing the protein MNNGIIILDFGSQYNQLIGRRIREMGVYSEILPYNTPLQDILAKQPKGIILSGGPSSVNAENAHLVEKELYEQGVPVLGICYGMQMTAHLLGGKVNKGEKGEYGKANLEIVKESSLLKGVTQNSVVWMSHFDEVGELPAGFELNAKSGVIASISDEDKKIFCVQFHPEVSHTEEGGKMLENFVFGICNSDKNWKLTNYIEKTVEEIREKVGDNKVILGLSGGVDSSVAAVLIHKAIGDQLTCIFVDTGLLRKDEGKKVMDQYGEHFHMNIKMVDAQERFLSKLAGVDDPETKRKLIGNEFIHVFDEESHKIEGAKFLAQGTIYPDVIESQSVNGPSAVIKSHHNVGGLPEDMEFELLEPLRELFKDEVRRVGEELGIPHHMVYRHPFPGPGLGIRILGAVDAEKVRILQEADDIFIEELYKNDLYEKVSQAFVVLLPVKSVGVMGDERTYEYTAVVRSANTIDFMTATWSRLPYEFLDTVSSRIINEVRGINRVAYDISSKPPATIEWE; encoded by the coding sequence ATGAACAACGGTATTATTATTTTAGATTTCGGATCCCAGTACAACCAACTTATCGGAAGAAGAATCCGTGAGATGGGAGTATATTCTGAAATCTTACCTTACAATACACCATTACAAGATATTTTAGCAAAACAACCAAAAGGAATCATTCTTTCTGGTGGACCAAGCTCTGTAAATGCAGAAAATGCTCACCTGGTTGAAAAAGAACTATACGAACAAGGCGTTCCTGTATTGGGAATTTGCTACGGAATGCAGATGACGGCTCACCTTTTAGGAGGAAAAGTAAACAAAGGAGAGAAAGGAGAGTATGGTAAAGCCAATCTTGAAATCGTTAAAGAAAGCTCTTTATTAAAAGGGGTTACTCAGAACTCTGTAGTTTGGATGAGTCACTTTGATGAAGTAGGAGAGTTACCGGCAGGATTTGAATTAAATGCAAAGTCAGGCGTAATTGCTTCAATCTCTGACGAAGATAAAAAGATCTTCTGTGTTCAGTTCCACCCGGAAGTTTCCCATACGGAAGAAGGAGGAAAAATGCTTGAGAATTTCGTTTTCGGAATCTGTAACTCAGATAAGAACTGGAAACTGACCAATTATATTGAAAAAACAGTTGAGGAAATCCGTGAAAAAGTAGGAGACAACAAAGTAATCCTTGGTCTTTCAGGAGGAGTAGACTCTTCTGTTGCAGCAGTTTTAATTCATAAAGCAATCGGAGATCAGTTAACTTGTATTTTCGTTGATACAGGATTATTGAGAAAAGATGAAGGTAAGAAAGTAATGGATCAATATGGAGAGCACTTCCATATGAACATTAAAATGGTAGACGCTCAGGAACGATTCCTTTCAAAATTGGCTGGGGTAGACGATCCCGAAACGAAGAGAAAACTTATCGGAAATGAGTTTATCCATGTGTTTGACGAAGAATCTCACAAAATTGAAGGCGCTAAATTCCTGGCTCAGGGTACTATTTATCCTGACGTTATCGAAAGCCAGTCTGTTAATGGACCATCTGCAGTAATCAAGTCTCACCACAACGTTGGAGGACTTCCTGAAGATATGGAATTCGAATTACTGGAGCCGTTAAGAGAGCTTTTCAAGGACGAAGTAAGAAGAGTAGGTGAAGAATTAGGAATTCCTCATCATATGGTATACAGACACCCTTTCCCGGGTCCTGGATTAGGAATCAGAATTTTGGGAGCTGTAGATGCAGAAAAAGTAAGAATCCTTCAGGAAGCTGATGATATCTTCATCGAAGAATTATACAAAAATGATCTTTACGAAAAAGTATCTCAGGCTTTCGTAGTTCTTCTCCCTGTAAAATCTGTAGGAGTTATGGGTGATGAAAGAACTTATGAATACACAGCAGTGGTTCGTTCTGCCAACACCATCGACTTTATGACAGCAACATGGAGCAGACTTCCTTACGAATTCCTTGATACTGTTTCCAGCAGAATCATCAACGAAGTAAGAGGGATCAACAGAGTAGCTTACGATATTTCAAGCAAACCACCTGCAACGATTGAGTGGGAATAA
- a CDS encoding carbon-nitrogen hydrolase family protein — translation MQIETRPLNVQDYDELAQTMKRAYPQMSESIWSKKSIEKLTRMFPDGQICITVDGKLAAVALSIIVNYDEFGDDHTYSDITGNYTFNTHTSKGNVLYGIEVFVDPEFRELRLGRRLYDARKELCELLNLKSIILGGRIPNYHKHSHELSPREYIRRVRDKEIYDPVLSFQLSNNFLPIRVLKKYLPEDEASQENAVLLQWNNIYYSKNPNTMQDSIIRLGLVQWQMRHFKDIEAFYEQVEFFVNVMGDYKSDFVLFPELFNTPLLAPFNNLSERDSMIELAKLTEEIKKKISELAISYNVNIISGSMPVFDNDTSDLYNVSYLLHRDGRVDEYRKIHITPNEKRYYGMKGGNEIKVFDTDCGKIGLVICYDVEFPELPRILADQGMKILFVPYLTDTQNAYMRVRHCAAARAIENECYVAIAGCVGNLPKVNNMDIQFGQAAVFTPSDFAFPSNAVKGEATPNTEMTLIVDVDLNLLKDLHHNGSVQVMKDRRKDLYETYLK, via the coding sequence ATGCAAATAGAAACAAGACCCCTGAACGTTCAGGATTATGATGAACTGGCACAAACGATGAAAAGGGCTTATCCGCAAATGTCGGAATCGATATGGTCTAAGAAAAGTATTGAAAAGTTGACGAGAATGTTTCCTGATGGGCAAATCTGTATTACAGTAGATGGAAAACTGGCTGCAGTGGCGCTTTCTATTATTGTGAACTATGACGAATTCGGTGATGATCATACCTATAGCGATATTACAGGGAATTATACCTTCAATACCCATACTTCAAAAGGAAATGTTTTATATGGAATAGAAGTTTTTGTAGACCCGGAATTCCGTGAACTGCGCTTGGGAAGAAGACTCTATGATGCGAGAAAGGAATTATGTGAATTATTAAACTTAAAATCAATTATTCTGGGTGGCAGAATCCCGAATTATCATAAACACAGCCACGAGCTTTCTCCAAGAGAATATATACGAAGAGTAAGAGATAAGGAAATTTATGATCCTGTGTTGTCTTTTCAGCTTTCCAATAATTTCCTGCCGATCAGAGTATTGAAAAAATACCTTCCCGAAGATGAGGCTTCTCAGGAGAATGCGGTTCTTTTGCAATGGAATAATATCTATTACAGCAAAAACCCAAATACCATGCAGGACAGTATTATCCGTCTTGGATTGGTACAGTGGCAGATGAGGCATTTCAAAGATATAGAAGCCTTTTATGAGCAGGTAGAATTTTTCGTCAATGTAATGGGAGACTACAAATCTGACTTTGTTCTCTTCCCGGAACTCTTCAATACACCATTATTAGCTCCTTTCAATAATCTTTCAGAAAGAGATAGTATGATTGAACTGGCAAAGCTTACTGAAGAAATTAAAAAGAAAATCTCTGAGCTGGCCATCAGCTATAATGTCAATATTATCTCAGGAAGTATGCCTGTTTTTGACAATGATACAAGTGATTTGTATAATGTAAGCTATCTTCTTCATCGTGATGGCCGCGTAGACGAATACCGAAAAATTCATATTACCCCAAATGAAAAGAGATATTATGGAATGAAAGGAGGTAATGAAATAAAAGTTTTTGATACCGACTGCGGAAAGATAGGACTCGTCATCTGTTATGACGTTGAATTCCCGGAATTACCAAGAATTTTAGCAGACCAGGGAATGAAGATATTATTTGTTCCTTACCTCACAGATACTCAAAATGCGTATATGAGAGTACGTCACTGTGCCGCTGCACGGGCAATTGAAAATGAATGTTATGTTGCCATTGCAGGATGTGTCGGTAACTTACCGAAGGTTAATAATATGGACATTCAGTTTGGCCAGGCCGCAGTATTTACTCCTTCTGATTTTGCTTTTCCGTCCAATGCGGTGAAAGGAGAAGCGACTCCGAATACAGAAATGACACTGATTGTTGATGTTGATTTGAATCTGTTGAAAGACCTTCACCACAACGGCTCCGTTCAGGTAATGAAAGACAGACGAAAAGACCTGTATGAAACCTATCTGAAATAG
- a CDS encoding ABC1 kinase family protein encodes MFDKQQRKLKRSARLISVLSKYGFKDMLARMNGGNKPEENTGSSDEIISKGTVYERIRLALEELGPTFVKLGQSFSNREDLLPPELLQELQKLQDKVEIVDMDVEDALESEFDISVKDYFLEIQKEPLATASIAQVYKAVLKDGSPVILKLRKPDVQSVIEDDLLLIKDLEKLLSAYSEIGDKLNLKQAISTFEKSLLEEVSLINEKNNIQQFRLNFKNNKKTYVPKVYEELSNNNILCMEFIDGIKVTDKSVLLANGIDPVKVSEVGLRLFVSQILDYGFFHADPHAGNILVKRDGKVVFIDFGAVGKIQPNDKEILENLIVSFVAKNPHKIVRYLKKMAVSYEIPDERRFENDVEDILNFVHSSSLQEINVQVIINKMKDILKDNRLYMPDYFYLLFKGISLIEGVGRNINPDLDIVKSLHPYTRKIFTKKINPKNLLKTGMDRMMNFTDNVDEIPRELRSVLQKLDENKFTVSSEIKNIEKTNQLIKSSVINLILAMILGANIIATSIVFTSESGPRIGELSVVAVLGFVFSIILVLILLLRVTRK; translated from the coding sequence ATGTTCGACAAACAGCAAAGAAAACTGAAAAGATCCGCCAGACTGATTTCTGTATTGAGTAAATACGGTTTTAAAGACATGCTCGCAAGAATGAATGGCGGGAATAAACCGGAAGAAAATACAGGCAGTTCAGACGAAATTATTTCAAAAGGTACGGTGTATGAAAGAATCCGGTTGGCTTTGGAAGAATTGGGACCTACTTTCGTAAAACTCGGACAGTCATTCAGTAACAGAGAAGATTTATTGCCGCCGGAATTGCTGCAGGAGCTGCAAAAACTGCAGGATAAGGTAGAAATCGTGGACATGGATGTAGAAGATGCGCTGGAGAGTGAATTTGATATTTCCGTTAAAGATTATTTCCTTGAAATTCAAAAAGAGCCTCTGGCAACGGCTTCTATTGCACAGGTTTATAAAGCTGTTTTGAAGGATGGAAGTCCCGTCATTTTAAAACTCAGAAAGCCGGATGTACAATCGGTTATTGAAGATGACTTATTGTTAATAAAAGATCTCGAAAAATTATTGTCTGCCTATTCCGAAATAGGAGACAAGCTGAATCTGAAACAGGCTATTTCGACTTTTGAAAAATCTTTACTGGAAGAAGTTTCTTTGATTAACGAGAAAAATAATATTCAGCAATTCCGTCTTAATTTTAAAAATAATAAAAAAACCTACGTACCGAAAGTCTATGAAGAGCTTTCCAATAACAATATCCTTTGTATGGAATTCATCGATGGAATAAAGGTTACCGATAAGTCTGTTCTTTTGGCCAATGGTATTGATCCTGTAAAAGTTTCTGAAGTAGGATTGAGACTCTTTGTATCTCAAATATTAGATTACGGCTTCTTTCATGCAGATCCACATGCTGGAAATATTCTGGTAAAAAGAGATGGAAAGGTGGTGTTTATTGATTTTGGAGCGGTAGGCAAGATACAACCAAACGATAAAGAAATTCTGGAAAATCTGATTGTAAGCTTTGTGGCTAAAAACCCACATAAGATAGTCCGTTACCTTAAAAAAATGGCTGTAAGCTATGAAATTCCTGATGAAAGAAGATTTGAAAATGATGTAGAAGATATTCTGAATTTTGTACACAGCTCTTCACTTCAGGAAATCAATGTTCAGGTTATTATTAATAAAATGAAAGATATTCTGAAAGACAACAGGCTGTATATGCCGGATTATTTCTATCTTTTATTTAAAGGAATAAGTCTGATAGAAGGAGTTGGCAGAAATATTAATCCTGATCTGGATATTGTTAAAAGTCTTCATCCCTACACCAGAAAGATATTCACCAAAAAAATAAATCCCAAAAATCTTCTGAAAACCGGGATGGACAGAATGATGAATTTCACAGATAATGTAGACGAAATACCAAGAGAACTGAGATCTGTTCTTCAGAAACTGGACGAAAACAAGTTTACCGTTTCGAGTGAAATTAAAAATATAGAAAAAACCAACCAACTGATAAAATCGAGTGTTATCAACTTGATTCTCGCCATGATTTTAGGTGCAAATATCATTGCAACATCGATTGTTTTCACTTCAGAATCAGGACCGAGAATCGGGGAGCTGTCAGTAGTTGCTGTACTGGGCTTTGTTTTTTCCATCATTTTAGTTTTAATACTTTTACTAAGAGTTACCAGAAAGTAA
- a CDS encoding DEAD/DEAH box helicase produces the protein MEKLTFADFDLPVKILDVLADLELFEPTPIQEKSLKPILSGRDVMGIAQTGTGKTLAYLLPVLKTWKYSKTGNPTVLVLVPTRELVVQVAEIIEKLTENITARVIGIYGGKNINTQKLLFNDGCDILVGTPGRVMDLAIDNAISLKEVQKLIIDEFDEMLNLGFRPQLSHIFEMMKEKRQNILFSATMTEAVDEMLDVYFASPIEISLAKSGTPLEKIEQTAYKVENFNTKINLLEYLLKNNTDMSKVLIFNNNKKHADLLFTKIDELFPEQFDVIHSNKSQNYRLKAMKSFENEEIRGLITTDVMARGLDISNITHVINFEIPEIPEQYIHRIGRTGRADKEGKALAFVTKKEEPSILDIELLMDKDLKFNDFPETVKINPNKIASEKDEVVMKNPAQVKLNDGGGAFHEKKAKNTKENWGGPSKRKTPKKFGANRAQQKAISKSKRKK, from the coding sequence ATGGAAAAACTCACTTTTGCAGATTTTGACCTGCCGGTTAAAATTCTTGATGTTTTAGCGGATCTGGAATTATTTGAGCCTACACCTATCCAGGAGAAAAGCTTAAAGCCTATTCTTTCCGGAAGAGATGTAATGGGTATTGCGCAGACCGGAACAGGAAAAACATTAGCGTATCTTTTGCCGGTTTTGAAAACATGGAAATACAGTAAAACAGGAAATCCAACTGTTTTAGTCCTTGTTCCTACAAGAGAATTGGTGGTACAGGTGGCGGAAATCATTGAAAAACTGACAGAAAATATTACTGCAAGAGTTATCGGAATATATGGAGGAAAAAATATCAACACCCAAAAACTATTGTTCAACGATGGTTGTGATATTTTAGTAGGAACGCCGGGTAGGGTAATGGACCTTGCTATCGATAATGCTATTTCTCTGAAAGAAGTTCAGAAGTTGATTATCGATGAATTTGATGAAATGCTTAACCTAGGTTTCAGACCTCAATTGAGCCATATTTTTGAAATGATGAAAGAGAAGAGACAAAATATTCTTTTCTCTGCAACCATGACAGAAGCCGTGGATGAAATGCTGGATGTCTATTTTGCAAGCCCGATAGAAATTTCATTGGCAAAATCCGGAACACCACTTGAAAAAATTGAGCAGACTGCCTATAAAGTTGAGAACTTTAATACCAAAATCAATCTATTGGAGTATTTGTTGAAGAATAATACAGATATGTCCAAGGTGTTGATTTTCAATAATAATAAAAAACACGCCGATCTTCTTTTTACTAAAATTGATGAGCTTTTCCCTGAACAGTTTGATGTGATTCACTCTAATAAATCTCAGAACTACAGGCTTAAGGCGATGAAAAGTTTTGAAAATGAAGAGATCAGAGGATTGATTACTACCGATGTAATGGCAAGAGGTCTTGATATTTCAAATATTACTCACGTTATCAATTTTGAAATCCCTGAAATTCCGGAACAATATATTCACAGAATTGGTAGAACCGGTAGAGCAGATAAAGAAGGAAAAGCATTAGCGTTTGTAACGAAAAAAGAAGAACCTTCGATTCTGGATATTGAATTATTGATGGATAAGGATTTGAAGTTCAATGATTTCCCGGAAACAGTAAAAATCAATCCTAACAAAATCGCTTCTGAAAAAGATGAAGTGGTGATGAAGAATCCGGCACAGGTAAAACTGAACGACGGAGGAGGAGCTTTCCATGAGAAAAAAGCCAAAAACACCAAAGAAAACTGGGGTGGTCCATCCAAAAGAAAGACACCTAAGAAGTTTGGTGCCAACAGAGCCCAACAAAAAGCGATATCTAAATCAAAGAGAAAGAAATAA
- a CDS encoding GDSL-type esterase/lipase family protein, producing the protein MKKILSAFVLLFFTIAFSQEKKPMFWQDIQHFKQEDQQTPPPKNAILLIGSSSFTKWTDVADYFPGKTIINRGFGGSRLTDLNYFADDLLAPYQPKQIIIYCGDNDFADDHNLKAKVVVDRYKTFYKKVRARFPDIEVDFISIKYSPSREELWPQMKETNKKIAAFMKKQPHSKFIDITKAMEDANGNVRRDIFLDDMLHLTPEGYKIWTKVMNPYMK; encoded by the coding sequence ATGAAGAAGATTCTATCGGCATTTGTATTGCTGTTTTTTACCATTGCCTTTTCACAGGAAAAAAAGCCGATGTTCTGGCAAGACATTCAACATTTCAAACAGGAAGATCAACAAACCCCGCCTCCTAAAAATGCTATTTTATTGATAGGAAGTTCATCTTTTACCAAATGGACTGATGTTGCTGATTATTTCCCCGGCAAAACAATCATCAACAGAGGTTTTGGAGGCTCCAGGCTTACTGATCTTAATTATTTTGCAGATGATCTTTTAGCTCCTTATCAGCCCAAACAAATTATTATTTACTGTGGAGACAATGATTTTGCTGACGATCACAATCTGAAAGCAAAGGTAGTCGTTGACCGATACAAAACGTTCTATAAAAAAGTACGTGCAAGATTTCCTGATATTGAGGTAGATTTTATTTCTATAAAATACTCTCCCAGCAGAGAGGAACTTTGGCCTCAAATGAAAGAAACCAATAAAAAGATTGCTGCTTTTATGAAAAAACAGCCTCACTCAAAGTTCATTGATATTACCAAGGCTATGGAAGATGCCAACGGAAATGTAAGAAGAGATATTTTTCTGGACGACATGCTTCACTTAACTCCGGAAGGGTATAAAATATGGACTAAAGTGATGAATCCTTATATGAAATAA
- a CDS encoding lipocalin-like domain-containing protein: MKKQLLLFAFSALALTSCKDDDLQAYEMDMMKGDWKEVKTEVISGKDNKTVLSSSTPTGCATKNTLFFRTDFYVSYTAFTGTGADCQMAQKNEGKYTYDADSKILGIQFNNDGNRNFKIDILTSRDLRLAQQFGNYDQDGDKIPDVTYVTYKR, encoded by the coding sequence ATGAAAAAACAACTACTTTTATTTGCCTTTTCAGCTTTGGCACTGACTTCTTGTAAAGATGACGATCTTCAAGCTTATGAAATGGATATGATGAAAGGAGATTGGAAAGAAGTGAAGACAGAGGTTATTTCCGGAAAAGATAATAAAACGGTTCTTTCTTCTTCTACTCCAACCGGATGTGCCACTAAAAATACACTTTTCTTCAGAACTGATTTTTATGTAAGCTATACTGCTTTTACAGGAACTGGAGCAGACTGTCAGATGGCTCAAAAAAATGAAGGAAAATATACTTATGATGCTGATTCCAAGATTCTGGGTATTCAGTTTAATAATGACGGTAACAGAAATTTCAAAATTGATATTCTGACAAGCCGTGATCTTAGACTCGCTCAACAATTTGGGAACTATGATCAGGATGGAGACAAAATACCTGATGTCACTTATGTTACTTACAAAAGATAA